One genomic segment of Clavelina lepadiformis chromosome 3, kaClaLepa1.1, whole genome shotgun sequence includes these proteins:
- the LOC143448872 gene encoding ATPase family AAA domain-containing protein 2-like isoform X1 codes for MVATRRGGNGTLPDGSQVEHTGHTSLTRTRQADYMEHPEDSNDDCDLTPVKMHRTRRNSSRTEDLLNAQDSNHVDEEKYSVNGPSYRQYDKHVSHRSSPQHHLSNEHDYKAPRHPQANADILPKKQRGSVSHSRSLRSLGLEEEGSSGEEEDGIGALASSVRHRTSSRDFPNMLLRRSSRNRKTIYSTLNVSTIEHAHAAMISDEIDHDEMPRRSTGSRMNRQRSIKPELRDLLVAQGKNPEDIAEISQPDIYSSIKSRKRQRRPRRFFDDDEEVIPNQNDVEASGHSEGEGEEAEMGDEKNKDEDDDDDEEEDDDDDDDDDEEDEDDDEVPQRSRRRYSLRTKRAQPLRLVYEIQQQTRQPSRGIFDHLPTPAVHKRRRHPAAGRGQQHPSSPYQRKQRRTNSQGASSTSSSSGDDDETKFEKRKKKSLAKARNRCLPMNLTMNELASHGFANERRKIGSSLADIDPMNVDKSVKFESIGGHKSHVRSLKEMVVFPLLYPEVFQKFHINPPRGCLFYGPPGTGKTLMARALANECSSESRKVAFFMRKGADCLSKWVGESERQLRLLFDQAYQMRPAIIFFDEIDGLAPVRSSRQDQIHSSIVSTLLGLMDGLDNRGEIIVIGATNRIDSIDPALRRPGRFDREFAFPLPDKNARREILRIHTSKWLPPLSNNFVDQLAEKTVGYCGADIMTLCAESALVALRRRYPQIYGTSEKLKLDVDSINVKVADFYKAMQNIVPTAQRSDASPGQALHQSVRPLLHNALVQSVMKLAKLFPVVLKTSKVMKSRSNESTDHNQSTNTNPSADATTQEQSDSDSDFDDDDDENGEQHILLPPNGLSVPQSLLSGMSNFAYRESTVHRPRFLLCGGPQDGQTTHLAPALLHDLEGIPVHLLDLPALYGTSTRSPEEACALVFREARRTSPSIIYLPNATMWWESASATIHYIFESLLRTLPAHTSVLLIATTDCVYKEIPLSLSKFFNKRLKEVYTMRTPTVEERTAFFAPIFLQFAVKPPVYKLKKKMRSMEILEKAPSEPPPKLSGKELARLEQEEETTMRNLRLFLRDVLTRLARDRRFKVFLKPVDTEEVTDYMDVIDHPMDISSMMNKIDQHKYNNVASFLMDINLICSNALEYNPDHCAEDKAIRHRACLLKDIAQAIVQEDLDPGFERLCNEVNEARRKRNADPLKFAPSYFNVLPPNGPACKPENSEQINGERKVSDSLAKVPHNHYRRKRRRSAWASGVVRRYKKKSRIEDDRSDEDQNEQTELDEVDDADPNKSGESHSFNGVVESDEAPHDDVFNRVGPSGDAPSPPKTENIEEDAQTWPESMTNGETKTPADLATETMDVEMEQGMSQLSSPETSQADDAEEASNEVEGAKGPQSGSCDSSSDSSDSDEMCTQAENKQEEIETAEMKPEDNPNTEDPEAEPSKEDSSSGSGMTLRPRKKSVGLEKESVPVIVIPPPPPLAVDEQKLKDIFQFTVQATSLLKVEQLERLYSNLARRIHRHRHSYDKTQMTQEIYAEVKTFLKRVLHVGRSKP; via the exons GATTTATTAAATGCCCAAGACAGTAATCATGTTGATGAGGAGAAGTATTCTGTGAATGGACCTTCATATCGACAATATGACAAACATGTGTCGCATAGATCTAGCCCTCAACACCATTTAAG TAATGAGCATGATTACAAAGCGCCAAGACATCCTCAAGCAAATGCTGATATTTTGCCAAAAAAGCAAAGAGGCTCAGTCAGCCACAGCAG GTCTTTGCGTTCACTTGGATTAGAGGAGGAAGGAAGCTCTGGCGAGGAAGAAGATGGGATTGGTGCTCTCGCTTCAAGTGTACGTCATAGAACTTCATCACGCG ATTTTCCTAATATGTTGCTTCGGAGGAGTAGTCGCAACCGAAAAACTATTTACAGCACATTAAATGTTAGCACTATAGAGCATGCGCATGCTGCAATGATCTCAGATGAGATAGA TCATGACGAAATGCCACGCAGAAGTACCGGTAGTAGGATGAATCGCCAAAGATCAATTAAACCTGAACTTCGGGATTTGCTTGTTGCGCAAGGGAAAAATCCTGAAGACATAGCG GAGATCAGCCAACCCGACATCTACAGCAGCATCAAGTCTCGAAAGAGACAGAGACGGCCACGCAGGTTTTTCGATGATGATGAAGAAGTTATTCCCAACCAAAATGATGTTGAGGCATCCGGACATTCTGAAGGAGAAGGGGAGGAAGCGGAAATGGGTGATGAGAAGAACAAAGATGAAGATG ATGATGACGATGAGGAAGAAGATGATGACGACGATGACGAtgatgatgaagaagatgagGATGATGATGAAGTTCCACAAAGGAGCAGGAGGAGATACTCGCTTCGAACCAAGAGAGCTCAGCCACTTCGTCTAGTATATG AGATACAACAGCAAACTCGGCAACCTTCCCGAGGCATTTTTGATCATTTGCCTACTCCTGCTGTTCATAAAAGAAGACGTCACCCTGCTGCTGGGAGGGGACAGCAGCATCCATCAAGTCCTTATCAACGGAAGCAGAGGCGCACAAATTCCCAG GGAGCATCCAGCACAAGTTCTTCTTCTGGTGACGATGACGAAACCAAATTTGAAAAGCGAAAGAAGAAAAGTCTTGCCAAAGCCAGGAACAG ATGCCTACCTATGAATTTAACAATGAATGAACTTGCTTCCCATGGGTTTGCAAATGAGCGAAGAAAGATTGGGTCTTCGCTTGCAGACATTGACCCCATGAATGTCGACAAATCA GTGAAGTTTGAATCTATTGGTGGACACAAATCACACGTTAGATCCTTAAAGGAAATGGTTGTCTTTCCTCTTCTTTACCCGGAAGTGTTCCAAAAATTTCACATCAATCCCCCACG AGGCTGCTTATTTTATGGACCCCCTGGAACTGGTAAAACCCTAATGGCCAGGGCTCTTGCAAATGAATGTTCATCGGAATCAAGGAAAGTTGCATTTTTCATGAGGAAGGGAGCCGATTGTCTCAGTAAATGGGTCGGTGAATCAGAAAGGCAACTCCGGCTTCTCTTTGACCAG GCCTACCAAATGAGGCCAGCTATTATTTTCTTTGATGAAATCGATGGCTTGGCTCCGGTAAGATCATCGAGGCAAGATCAGATTCACTCATCTATTGTATCAACTCTTCTCGGCCTCATGGATGGTTTGGACAACAGAGGGGAAATTATTGTAATTG GTGCCACAAACAGGATTGATTCAATTGATCCGGCACTGCGTAGGCCAGGAAGGTTTGACAGAGAATTTGCTTTTCCTCTTCCTGACAAAAAC GCCCGTCGTGAAATTTTAAGAATACACACAAGCAAATGGTTACCTCcactttcaaacaattttgttgatCAACTTGCTGAAAAAACTGTTGGCTATTGTGGAGCTGACATTATG aCACTCTGTGCTGAATCTGCATTAGTTGCTTTGCGGCGGCGATATCCTCAAATCTATGGCACTAGTGAAAAGCTGAAGCTTGATGTTGATTCCATTAATGTTAAAGTTGCAGACTTCTATAAAGCTATGCAG AACATAGTGCCCACTGCTCAAAGGTCTGATGCCTCTCCAGGGCAAGCATTGCATCAATCAGTTCGTCCActtttgcacaatgcattggTACAATCTGTTATGAAGTTAGCCAAGTTGTTTCCTGTGGTGTTAA AAACTTCCAAAGTCATGAAGTCAAGATCGAATGAAAGCACCGATCATAACCAGTCTACAAACACAAATCCAAGTGCGGATGCAACCACCCAAGAACAGAGTGATTCTGACAGTGACTtcgatgatgatgatgatgaaaatggCGAGCAGCATATTCTGCTTCCACCAAATGGCTTATCAGTACCTCAGTCGCTTCTGTCTGGAATGTCAAATTTCGCTTATAG GGAATCAACTGTTCACAGGCCGAGGTTTTTATTGTGTGGAGGCCCACAAGATGGTCAAACAACTCATCTTGCACCTGCCTTGTTACACGACCTCGAAGGCATACCTGTTCATTTGCTTGACTTACCTGCCTTATACGGCACGAGTACCCGCTCGCCAGAAGAAGCTTGTGCTTTA GTGTTTCGAGAAGCGAGAAGAACTTCCCCAAGCATTATTTATCTTCCTAATGCCACTATGTGGTGGGAGAGTGCAAGTGCCACAATTCATTATATATTTGAATCGCTTCTCAGGACCTTGCCTGCCCACACTTCAGTTCTGCTTATAG CTACCACTGATTGTGTGTATAAGGAAATTCCTCTTTCCttatcaaagtttttcaataaacgtCTCAAAGAAGTTTATACAATGAGAACTCCAACGGTTGAAGAAAGGACAGCTTTCTTTGCTCCAATCTTTCTTCAGTTTGCTGTGAAACCTCCTGTGTATAAACTCAAAAAGA AAATGAGATCAATGGAAATTCTGGAGAAAGCACCTTCCGAACCACCTCCAAAGTTAAGTGGCAAGGAACTTGCAAGACTTGAACAGGAGGAGGAGACAACGATGAGGAACTTAAGACTCTTTCTTCGTGATGTCCTGACAAGGCTAGCTCGGGATCGAAGATTCAAA GTGTTTCTGAAACCTGTTGACACTGAAGAAGTGACCGATTACATGGATGTAATCGATCATCCCATGGACATATCGAGCATGATGAACAAAATAGACCAGCATAAGTACAACAACGTGGCATCTTTTCTCATGGACATCAACCTCATTTGTAGTAACGCTTTGGAATACAACCCTGATCACTGTGCAGAGG ACAAAGCGATTCGACACCGAGCGTGTTTACTCAAAGACATCGCCCAAGCAATAGTACAGGAAGATTTGGATCCTGGTTTTGAACGGTTGTGCAATGAAGTCAACGAAGCTAGGCGCAAGAGAAACGCAGATCCATTGAAATTCGCTCCATCCTATTTTAACGTCCTACCTCCAAACGGACCTGCTTGCAAGCCCGAAAATTCAG AACAAATTAACGGTGAGAGAAAAGTTTCCGACTCCCTGGCAAAAGTCCCACACAATCACTACCGAAGAAAGCGAAGAAGATCAGCGTGGGCATCTGGTGTTGTGCGAAGATACAAGAAGAAAAGCAGA ATTGAAGACGACAGATCAGACGAAGACCAGAACGAACAAACAGAGTTGGACGAGGTGGATGATGCTGACCCGAACAAATCTGGAGAAAGTCACTCATTCAACGGGGTTGTGGAGAGTGACGAAGCCCCCCACGACGATgttttcaacagggtcggacccagtggggacgcgccatcaccacctaaaacggaaaacatcgaGGAAGACGCTCAAACATGGCCGGAATCCATGACAAACGGAGAAACTAAAACCCCCGCTGACCTTGCTACGGAGACCATGGATGTGGAAATGGAGCAGGGCATGTCACAGTTGTCGTCTCCAGAGACCTCACAAGCGGATGATGCGGAAGAAGCATCGAATGAAGTAGAGGGAGCGAAGGGGCCTCAATCAGGTAGCTGCGACAGCAGTTCCGATAGTTCGGACAGCGATGAAATGTGCACCCAAgctgaaaacaaacaagaagaAATTGAGACAGCAGAGATGAAGCCCGAAGACAATCCAAACACTGAAGATCCTGAAG CAGAACCCAGCAAAGAGGATTCTAGTTCAGGATCTGGCATGACTCTACGACCTCGCAAGAAATCGGTTGGGCTGGAGAAAGAAAGCGTTCCCGTTATTGTAATCCCCCCGCCTCCCCCACTAGCGGTCGACGAACAGAAATTGAAagatatatttcaattcactgTGCAG GCGACGTCGTTGTTAAAAGTGGAGCAACTCGAAAGGCTGTATTCGAATTTAGCAAGACGAATTCATCGCCATCGACACAGCTATGACAAGACACAGATGACACAG GAGATTTACGCCGAGGTTAAGACGTTTCTTAAACGAGTGCTCCATGTTGGGAGAAGCAAGCCGTGA
- the LOC143448872 gene encoding ATPase family AAA domain-containing protein 2-like isoform X2, with translation MVATRRGGNGTLPDGSQVEHTGHTSLTRTRQADYMEHPEDSNDDCDLTPVKMHRTRRNSSRTEDLLNAQDSNHVDEEKYSVNGPSYRQYDKHVSHRSSPQHHLSNEHDYKAPRHPQANADILPKKQRGSVSHSRSLRSLGLEEEGSSGEEEDGIGALASSVRHRTSSRDFPNMLLRRSSRNRKTIYSTLNVSTIEHAHAAMISDEIDHDEMPRRSTGSRMNRQRSIKPELRDLLVAQGKNPEDIAEISQPDIYSSIKSRKRQRRPRRFFDDDEEVIPNQNDVEASGHSEGEGEEAEMGDEKNKDEDDDDDEEEDDDDDDDDDEEDEDDDEVPQRSRRRYSLRTKRAQPLRLVYEIQQQTRQPSRGIFDHLPTPAVHKRRRHPAAGRGQQHPSSPYQRKQRRTNSQGASSTSSSSGDDDETKFEKRKKKSLAKARNRCLPMNLTMNELASHGFANERRKIGSSLADIDPMNVDKSVKFESIGGHKSHVRSLKEMVVFPLLYPEVFQKFHINPPRGCLFYGPPGTGKTLMARALANECSSESRKVAFFMRKGADCLSKWVGESERQLRLLFDQAYQMRPAIIFFDEIDGLAPVRSSRQDQIHSSIVSTLLGLMDGLDNRGEIIVIGATNRIDSIDPALRRPGRFDREFAFPLPDKNARREILRIHTSKWLPPLSNNFVDQLAEKTVGYCGADIMTLCAESALVALRRRYPQIYGTSEKLKLDVDSINVKVADFYKAMQNIVPTAQRSDASPGQALHQSVRPLLHNALVQSVMKLAKLFPVVLKTSKVMKSRSNESTDHNQSTNTNPSADATTQEQSDSDSDFDDDDDENGEQHILLPPNGLSVPQSLLSGMSNFAYRESTVHRPRFLLCGGPQDGQTTHLAPALLHDLEGIPVHLLDLPALYGTSTRSPEEACALVFREARRTSPSIIYLPNATMWWESASATIHYIFESLLRTLPAHTSVLLIATTDCVYKEIPLSLSKFFNKRLKEVYTMRTPTVEERTAFFAPIFLQFAVKPPVYKLKKKMRSMEILEKAPSEPPPKLSGKELARLEQEEETTMRNLRLFLRDVLTRLARDRRFKVFLKPVDTEEVTDYMDVIDHPMDISSMMNKIDQHKYNNVASFLMDINLICSNALEYNPDHCAEDKAIRHRACLLKDIAQAIVQEDLDPGFERLCNEVNEARRKRNADPLKFAPSYFNVLPPNGPACKPENSEQINGERKVSDSLAKVPHNHYRRKRRRSAWASGVVRRYKKKSRIEDDRSDEDQNEQTELDEVDDADPNKSGESHSFNGVVESDEAPHDDVFNRVGPSGDAPSPPKTENIEEDAQTWPESMTNGETKTPADLATETMDVEMEQGMSQLSSPETSQADDAEEASNEVEGAKGPQSGSCDSSSDSSDSDEMCTQAENKQEEIETAEMKPEDNPNTEDPEEPSKEDSSSGSGMTLRPRKKSVGLEKESVPVIVIPPPPPLAVDEQKLKDIFQFTVQATSLLKVEQLERLYSNLARRIHRHRHSYDKTQMTQEIYAEVKTFLKRVLHVGRSKP, from the exons GATTTATTAAATGCCCAAGACAGTAATCATGTTGATGAGGAGAAGTATTCTGTGAATGGACCTTCATATCGACAATATGACAAACATGTGTCGCATAGATCTAGCCCTCAACACCATTTAAG TAATGAGCATGATTACAAAGCGCCAAGACATCCTCAAGCAAATGCTGATATTTTGCCAAAAAAGCAAAGAGGCTCAGTCAGCCACAGCAG GTCTTTGCGTTCACTTGGATTAGAGGAGGAAGGAAGCTCTGGCGAGGAAGAAGATGGGATTGGTGCTCTCGCTTCAAGTGTACGTCATAGAACTTCATCACGCG ATTTTCCTAATATGTTGCTTCGGAGGAGTAGTCGCAACCGAAAAACTATTTACAGCACATTAAATGTTAGCACTATAGAGCATGCGCATGCTGCAATGATCTCAGATGAGATAGA TCATGACGAAATGCCACGCAGAAGTACCGGTAGTAGGATGAATCGCCAAAGATCAATTAAACCTGAACTTCGGGATTTGCTTGTTGCGCAAGGGAAAAATCCTGAAGACATAGCG GAGATCAGCCAACCCGACATCTACAGCAGCATCAAGTCTCGAAAGAGACAGAGACGGCCACGCAGGTTTTTCGATGATGATGAAGAAGTTATTCCCAACCAAAATGATGTTGAGGCATCCGGACATTCTGAAGGAGAAGGGGAGGAAGCGGAAATGGGTGATGAGAAGAACAAAGATGAAGATG ATGATGACGATGAGGAAGAAGATGATGACGACGATGACGAtgatgatgaagaagatgagGATGATGATGAAGTTCCACAAAGGAGCAGGAGGAGATACTCGCTTCGAACCAAGAGAGCTCAGCCACTTCGTCTAGTATATG AGATACAACAGCAAACTCGGCAACCTTCCCGAGGCATTTTTGATCATTTGCCTACTCCTGCTGTTCATAAAAGAAGACGTCACCCTGCTGCTGGGAGGGGACAGCAGCATCCATCAAGTCCTTATCAACGGAAGCAGAGGCGCACAAATTCCCAG GGAGCATCCAGCACAAGTTCTTCTTCTGGTGACGATGACGAAACCAAATTTGAAAAGCGAAAGAAGAAAAGTCTTGCCAAAGCCAGGAACAG ATGCCTACCTATGAATTTAACAATGAATGAACTTGCTTCCCATGGGTTTGCAAATGAGCGAAGAAAGATTGGGTCTTCGCTTGCAGACATTGACCCCATGAATGTCGACAAATCA GTGAAGTTTGAATCTATTGGTGGACACAAATCACACGTTAGATCCTTAAAGGAAATGGTTGTCTTTCCTCTTCTTTACCCGGAAGTGTTCCAAAAATTTCACATCAATCCCCCACG AGGCTGCTTATTTTATGGACCCCCTGGAACTGGTAAAACCCTAATGGCCAGGGCTCTTGCAAATGAATGTTCATCGGAATCAAGGAAAGTTGCATTTTTCATGAGGAAGGGAGCCGATTGTCTCAGTAAATGGGTCGGTGAATCAGAAAGGCAACTCCGGCTTCTCTTTGACCAG GCCTACCAAATGAGGCCAGCTATTATTTTCTTTGATGAAATCGATGGCTTGGCTCCGGTAAGATCATCGAGGCAAGATCAGATTCACTCATCTATTGTATCAACTCTTCTCGGCCTCATGGATGGTTTGGACAACAGAGGGGAAATTATTGTAATTG GTGCCACAAACAGGATTGATTCAATTGATCCGGCACTGCGTAGGCCAGGAAGGTTTGACAGAGAATTTGCTTTTCCTCTTCCTGACAAAAAC GCCCGTCGTGAAATTTTAAGAATACACACAAGCAAATGGTTACCTCcactttcaaacaattttgttgatCAACTTGCTGAAAAAACTGTTGGCTATTGTGGAGCTGACATTATG aCACTCTGTGCTGAATCTGCATTAGTTGCTTTGCGGCGGCGATATCCTCAAATCTATGGCACTAGTGAAAAGCTGAAGCTTGATGTTGATTCCATTAATGTTAAAGTTGCAGACTTCTATAAAGCTATGCAG AACATAGTGCCCACTGCTCAAAGGTCTGATGCCTCTCCAGGGCAAGCATTGCATCAATCAGTTCGTCCActtttgcacaatgcattggTACAATCTGTTATGAAGTTAGCCAAGTTGTTTCCTGTGGTGTTAA AAACTTCCAAAGTCATGAAGTCAAGATCGAATGAAAGCACCGATCATAACCAGTCTACAAACACAAATCCAAGTGCGGATGCAACCACCCAAGAACAGAGTGATTCTGACAGTGACTtcgatgatgatgatgatgaaaatggCGAGCAGCATATTCTGCTTCCACCAAATGGCTTATCAGTACCTCAGTCGCTTCTGTCTGGAATGTCAAATTTCGCTTATAG GGAATCAACTGTTCACAGGCCGAGGTTTTTATTGTGTGGAGGCCCACAAGATGGTCAAACAACTCATCTTGCACCTGCCTTGTTACACGACCTCGAAGGCATACCTGTTCATTTGCTTGACTTACCTGCCTTATACGGCACGAGTACCCGCTCGCCAGAAGAAGCTTGTGCTTTA GTGTTTCGAGAAGCGAGAAGAACTTCCCCAAGCATTATTTATCTTCCTAATGCCACTATGTGGTGGGAGAGTGCAAGTGCCACAATTCATTATATATTTGAATCGCTTCTCAGGACCTTGCCTGCCCACACTTCAGTTCTGCTTATAG CTACCACTGATTGTGTGTATAAGGAAATTCCTCTTTCCttatcaaagtttttcaataaacgtCTCAAAGAAGTTTATACAATGAGAACTCCAACGGTTGAAGAAAGGACAGCTTTCTTTGCTCCAATCTTTCTTCAGTTTGCTGTGAAACCTCCTGTGTATAAACTCAAAAAGA AAATGAGATCAATGGAAATTCTGGAGAAAGCACCTTCCGAACCACCTCCAAAGTTAAGTGGCAAGGAACTTGCAAGACTTGAACAGGAGGAGGAGACAACGATGAGGAACTTAAGACTCTTTCTTCGTGATGTCCTGACAAGGCTAGCTCGGGATCGAAGATTCAAA GTGTTTCTGAAACCTGTTGACACTGAAGAAGTGACCGATTACATGGATGTAATCGATCATCCCATGGACATATCGAGCATGATGAACAAAATAGACCAGCATAAGTACAACAACGTGGCATCTTTTCTCATGGACATCAACCTCATTTGTAGTAACGCTTTGGAATACAACCCTGATCACTGTGCAGAGG ACAAAGCGATTCGACACCGAGCGTGTTTACTCAAAGACATCGCCCAAGCAATAGTACAGGAAGATTTGGATCCTGGTTTTGAACGGTTGTGCAATGAAGTCAACGAAGCTAGGCGCAAGAGAAACGCAGATCCATTGAAATTCGCTCCATCCTATTTTAACGTCCTACCTCCAAACGGACCTGCTTGCAAGCCCGAAAATTCAG AACAAATTAACGGTGAGAGAAAAGTTTCCGACTCCCTGGCAAAAGTCCCACACAATCACTACCGAAGAAAGCGAAGAAGATCAGCGTGGGCATCTGGTGTTGTGCGAAGATACAAGAAGAAAAGCAGA ATTGAAGACGACAGATCAGACGAAGACCAGAACGAACAAACAGAGTTGGACGAGGTGGATGATGCTGACCCGAACAAATCTGGAGAAAGTCACTCATTCAACGGGGTTGTGGAGAGTGACGAAGCCCCCCACGACGATgttttcaacagggtcggacccagtggggacgcgccatcaccacctaaaacggaaaacatcgaGGAAGACGCTCAAACATGGCCGGAATCCATGACAAACGGAGAAACTAAAACCCCCGCTGACCTTGCTACGGAGACCATGGATGTGGAAATGGAGCAGGGCATGTCACAGTTGTCGTCTCCAGAGACCTCACAAGCGGATGATGCGGAAGAAGCATCGAATGAAGTAGAGGGAGCGAAGGGGCCTCAATCAGGTAGCTGCGACAGCAGTTCCGATAGTTCGGACAGCGATGAAATGTGCACCCAAgctgaaaacaaacaagaagaAATTGAGACAGCAGAGATGAAGCCCGAAGACAATCCAAACACTGAAGATCCTGAAG AACCCAGCAAAGAGGATTCTAGTTCAGGATCTGGCATGACTCTACGACCTCGCAAGAAATCGGTTGGGCTGGAGAAAGAAAGCGTTCCCGTTATTGTAATCCCCCCGCCTCCCCCACTAGCGGTCGACGAACAGAAATTGAAagatatatttcaattcactgTGCAG GCGACGTCGTTGTTAAAAGTGGAGCAACTCGAAAGGCTGTATTCGAATTTAGCAAGACGAATTCATCGCCATCGACACAGCTATGACAAGACACAGATGACACAG GAGATTTACGCCGAGGTTAAGACGTTTCTTAAACGAGTGCTCCATGTTGGGAGAAGCAAGCCGTGA